The proteins below come from a single Fusobacterium nucleatum genomic window:
- a CDS encoding type III pantothenate kinase, with protein sequence MIIGIDIGNTHIVTGIYDGEGKLISTFRIATNDKMTEDEYFSYFNNITKYNNVSIEKVNAVLVSSVVPNIIITFQFFARKYFKVEAIIVDLEKKLPFTFAKGLNYIGFGADRIIDITEAMQKYPNKNLVVFDFGTATTYDVLKKGVYIGGGILPGIEMSINALYGNTAKLPRVKFTTPSSVLGTDTMKQIQAAIFFGYAGQIKHIIKKINEELNEEIFVLATGGLGKILSAEIDEIDEYDPNLSLKGLYTLYKLNK encoded by the coding sequence ATGATTATTGGTATTGATATTGGTAATACCCATATAGTTACAGGAATTTATGATGGAGAAGGAAAATTAATTTCAACATTTAGGATAGCTACAAATGATAAAATGACAGAGGATGAATATTTTTCATATTTTAATAATATTACAAAATATAATAATGTTTCTATTGAAAAAGTAAATGCTGTATTAGTTTCATCTGTTGTTCCTAATATAATAATAACTTTTCAATTTTTTGCAAGAAAATATTTTAAAGTTGAAGCTATTATAGTTGATTTAGAAAAGAAACTTCCTTTCACTTTTGCAAAGGGATTAAACTATATAGGTTTTGGGGCAGATAGAATAATTGACATTACAGAGGCAATGCAAAAATATCCAAATAAAAATTTAGTAGTTTTTGATTTTGGAACTGCAACTACATATGATGTATTGAAAAAAGGTGTGTATATTGGTGGAGGAATACTTCCAGGAATAGAAATGTCTATCAATGCTTTATATGGTAATACAGCAAAACTTCCGAGAGTAAAATTTACAACTCCTAGTAGTGTATTAGGAACTGATACAATGAAACAAATTCAAGCAGCTATATTCTTTGGATATGCTGGACAAATAAAACATATAATTAAAAAAATTAATGAAGAGTTAAATGAAGAAATTTTTGTATTAGCAACTGGAGGATTAGGAAAAATATTATCAGCTGAAATAGATGAAATAGATGAATATGACCCTAATTTAAGTTTAAAAGGACTTTACACATTGTATAAACTAAATAAATAG
- a CDS encoding LysE family transporter, with translation MDITILKGILMGLILSLPFGPVGVYCMELTILEGRWKGYITALGMVTIDVVYSAVALLFLSGVKDYVVKYENYLSLFIGIFLIIISLKKLLTKIELKEINVDFKSMLQNYLTGVGFAIVNISTILIIATVFAILKVLDNTTTVTTMISIEALLGVGLGGAGLWFFTTYLISHCRKLFGKEKLIKIIKLANAVIFILALFIIIYTIRKIIN, from the coding sequence TTGGATATTACAATTTTAAAAGGGATATTAATGGGGCTTATTTTATCTTTGCCCTTTGGACCAGTGGGAGTTTATTGTATGGAGCTCACCATTCTTGAAGGAAGATGGAAAGGATATATAACGGCATTAGGAATGGTTACAATTGATGTAGTGTATTCAGCTGTTGCTTTATTATTTCTCTCAGGTGTAAAAGATTATGTAGTAAAATATGAGAATTATTTATCTTTATTCATAGGAATATTCTTAATAATAATTTCTTTAAAAAAACTTTTAACAAAAATAGAATTAAAAGAAATAAATGTAGATTTTAAAAGTATGTTACAAAACTATCTTACAGGAGTAGGTTTTGCTATTGTTAATATTTCTACTATCTTAATTATAGCAACTGTATTTGCAATTTTGAAAGTCTTAGATAATACAACTACTGTAACTACTATGATTTCTATTGAGGCTTTATTAGGAGTAGGATTAGGGGGAGCTGGATTATGGTTTTTCACAACATATTTAATTTCTCATTGTAGAAAACTTTTTGGAAAAGAAAAACTCATAAAAATAATTAAATTAGCAAATGCTGTTATTTTTATTTTAGCATTATTTATAATAATATACACTATTAGAAAGATAATAAATTAG
- the mnmA gene encoding tRNA 2-thiouridine(34) synthase MnmA — protein MTEIKNVAPEFRKYLKFDSNNNNIKIGVAMSGGVDSSTVAYLLKQQGYDIFGVTMKTFKDEDSDAKKVCDDLGIEHYLLDVRDEFKEKVVDYFVNEYMNGRTPNPCMVCNRHIKFGKMLDFILSKGASFMATGHYTRLKNGLLTVGDDSNKDQVYFLSQIEKNRLNKIIFPVGDLEKSKLRKFAEQLGVRVYSKKDSQEICFVDDGKLKEFLIENTGGKAEKPGNIIDKNGNILGKHKGFSFYTIGQRKGLGISSEEPLYVLAFDRETNNITVGKNEDLFKDELIATRLNLFSVPSLENLDNLECFAKTRSRDILHKCLLKKDGDNFQVKFIDNKVRAITPGQGIVFYNNEGNVIAGGFIA, from the coding sequence ATGACAGAAATAAAAAATGTTGCACCTGAATTTAGGAAATATCTTAAATTTGATAGTAATAACAACAATATTAAAATTGGTGTAGCTATGAGTGGAGGGGTTGATAGTTCAACTGTTGCCTATCTTTTAAAACAACAAGGTTATGATATATTTGGAGTAACTATGAAAACTTTTAAAGATGAGGACTCTGATGCTAAAAAAGTCTGTGATGACTTAGGAATAGAACATTATCTCTTAGATGTAAGAGATGAATTTAAAGAAAAGGTTGTAGATTACTTTGTTAATGAATATATGAATGGTAGAACTCCAAATCCTTGTATGGTATGCAATAGACATATAAAATTTGGAAAAATGTTAGATTTCATTTTATCTAAGGGTGCCAGTTTTATGGCAACTGGACACTATACAAGATTAAAAAATGGTTTATTGACTGTTGGAGATGACTCAAATAAGGATCAAGTTTATTTTTTATCTCAAATTGAAAAAAATAGACTTAACAAAATTATTTTTCCAGTTGGAGATTTAGAAAAATCTAAATTGAGAAAATTTGCTGAACAATTAGGAGTAAGAGTTTATTCTAAAAAAGATTCACAAGAAATATGTTTTGTTGATGATGGAAAATTAAAAGAATTTTTAATAGAAAATACAGGAGGTAAAGCTGAAAAACCTGGAAATATTATTGATAAAAATGGAAATATTTTAGGAAAACACAAAGGATTTTCATTTTATACAATAGGACAAAGAAAAGGTTTAGGAATATCTAGTGAAGAACCACTATATGTTTTAGCTTTTGATAGAGAAACAAATAATATTACAGTTGGAAAAAATGAAGATTTATTTAAAGATGAGCTTATTGCAACAAGATTAAATCTATTTTCAGTACCTTCATTAGAAAATTTAGATAATTTAGAATGTTTTGCAAAAACCCGTTCAAGAGATATTTTACATAAATGTTTATTAAAAAAAGATGGGGATAACTTTCAAGTAAAGTTTATTGATAATAAAGTTAGGGCTATTACACCAGGTCAAGGAATTGTATTTTACAATAATGAAGGAAATGTGATAGCAGGAGGTTTTATAGCATAA
- the mscL gene encoding large-conductance mechanosensitive channel protein MscL produces MKLFDEFKAFVMRGNVVDMAVGVIIGGAFGKIVTSLVNDIFMPIIGVLIGNVNFSDLQIKLGEPLEGAEQAAIKYGMFIQEVVNFLIIALCIFMVIKVINKLQKKKEEAPAPVPEPTKEEVLLSEIRDALNKIAEK; encoded by the coding sequence ATGAAGTTATTTGATGAGTTTAAAGCATTTGTAATGCGTGGTAATGTGGTTGATATGGCAGTTGGGGTTATTATTGGAGGAGCTTTTGGAAAAATAGTGACAAGCTTAGTTAATGATATCTTTATGCCAATTATAGGAGTGTTAATTGGTAATGTGAATTTTTCAGATTTACAAATAAAATTAGGAGAACCTCTTGAAGGAGCTGAGCAAGCAGCTATTAAATATGGAATGTTTATACAAGAAGTTGTTAATTTTTTAATAATTGCACTTTGTATATTTATGGTTATAAAAGTAATAAACAAATTACAAAAGAAAAAAGAAGAAGCACCTGCACCCGTTCCTGAACCAACAAAAGAGGAAGTATTACTTAGTGAAATTAGAGATGCTTTAAATAAAATAGCAGAAAAATAA
- a CDS encoding ABC transporter substrate-binding protein: MKKIITFICFIFFTISSFAIKVENNQIVDDHGNKIEAKEYKKIIVTDPGVIEILFKIGGEKSIVAIAKTSRSKIYPSDKVDKLVSIGNVSNLNLEKVVEYKPDLIVVSSMMLRNVEAIKKMGYKVIVSNAPDLNGILDTISVTGIISGKKDEAEKLRKECSLKLEKIEKENEKNSSKLKGAILFSTSPMTAFSEDSIPGDVLKHLGVINIAANVPGQRPILSPEYILKENPDFLAGAMSLDDTQKIIEASNVIPKIKAGKNNNIFILDSSVILRSSYRIFDEMEVLKEKLNKIRNK; the protein is encoded by the coding sequence ATGAAAAAAATTATTACTTTTATTTGCTTTATTTTTTTCACCATATCTTCATTTGCTATAAAAGTTGAAAATAACCAAATTGTAGATGATCATGGTAATAAAATTGAAGCTAAAGAGTATAAAAAAATTATTGTGACTGACCCTGGTGTAATAGAGATATTATTTAAAATAGGTGGAGAAAAATCAATAGTTGCTATTGCTAAAACTTCAAGAAGTAAAATATATCCTTCTGACAAAGTTGATAAATTAGTAAGTATTGGTAATGTTTCCAATTTAAACTTGGAAAAAGTTGTTGAATATAAGCCAGATTTAATTGTAGTTAGCTCTATGATGTTAAGAAATGTAGAAGCTATTAAAAAAATGGGCTATAAAGTTATAGTTTCTAATGCTCCTGATTTAAATGGTATTCTTGATACAATTTCAGTTACAGGAATTATTTCTGGGAAAAAAGATGAAGCTGAAAAGTTAAGAAAAGAGTGTTCACTTAAATTAGAAAAAATTGAAAAAGAAAATGAAAAAAATTCTTCTAAATTAAAAGGAGCAATACTATTTTCAACCTCTCCTATGACAGCCTTTTCTGAAGACTCGATACCAGGAGATGTTTTAAAACATCTAGGTGTTATTAATATAGCAGCGAATGTTCCAGGACAAAGACCTATATTATCACCTGAATATATTTTAAAAGAAAATCCTGATTTTTTAGCTGGAGCTATGAGTTTAGATGACACACAAAAGATTATTGAAGCATCTAATGTTATACCTAAGATAAAAGCAGGAAAAAATAATAATATTTTTATTTTAGATTCATCAGTTATATTAAGAAGTTCATATAGAATATTTGATGAAATGGAAGTATTGAAAGAAAAATTAAATAAAATAAGAAACAAATAA
- a CDS encoding TonB-dependent receptor, with product MKKYLMGLSIFIFCASAYGEVINLGEKNIYSETGFEKNLRNSTTSPYIITSKDIEAKGYTSVSEILDSVPGVNIQEGLHPAVDVRGQGFQKAKATVQLLVDGVPANMLDTSHMNVPIDVVNINEIERIEVIPGGGAVLYGSGTSGGVINIITKKYKGKNNIRGGIGYQLASFRNNKFDVSVGTSVGNFDFDINYSKNRKYGYRDYDFTNSDYFSGRINYNINKTSNIAFKYSGYRDKYTYPNYLDQQELDENRRQSGLTKEKDEKNKIKKDEFTLTYNTKIGDKNDLNILGFYQKTDIPSESIEDYTSEYKGMLQGQAGKLRKALSKPGLSADAILAMRKKLNAILAELGSTKSADLKSFSQFKDTKKAIKIKDKFTYDSVGSNIIIGLGYTDNGMLRVSKTDILTVSKTDMFGKIAMADTKLDLSKKTFEVYALNTFKVNKFELIQGLRFENSKYDGTRKNKDDILDIKKSKDDWAGSLAVNYLYSDTGNAYVKYERAFTSPAPGQLVDKIEVSPRVYTYKVNNLKSESTNLFEVGWNDYLFGSLVSADVFYSETKDEIATIFDVGGHGFGFRNTNIGKTKRYGFDLSAEQKFEKFTFKESYSFIETKILKDNSNSFEGKHIADVPKHKLVFSVDYDITSKFTVGADYEYRAAAFIDNANKYGKDKAKSVFNLRANYKITNSLNVYAGINNIFGAKYYNSVRANGKGEKFYDPAPKINYYAGFKYKF from the coding sequence ATGAAAAAATATTTAATGGGATTGTCAATATTTATATTTTGTGCAAGTGCTTATGGAGAAGTTATAAATTTAGGAGAAAAAAATATTTATTCTGAAACAGGTTTTGAAAAAAATTTAAGAAACTCAACTACTTCTCCTTATATAATTACATCAAAAGATATTGAAGCAAAAGGCTATACTTCTGTATCAGAAATTTTGGACTCTGTACCTGGTGTGAATATACAAGAAGGTTTACATCCAGCAGTTGATGTAAGAGGGCAAGGTTTTCAAAAAGCTAAAGCAACAGTTCAACTTTTAGTTGATGGAGTTCCTGCAAATATGCTTGATACTTCACATATGAATGTACCTATTGATGTTGTTAATATCAATGAAATAGAAAGAATAGAAGTTATTCCAGGTGGAGGAGCTGTTTTATATGGTAGTGGAACATCAGGAGGAGTTATAAATATTATTACTAAAAAATACAAAGGTAAAAATAATATTCGTGGAGGAATTGGCTATCAATTAGCAAGTTTTAGAAATAATAAATTTGATGTATCTGTTGGAACAAGTGTTGGGAATTTTGATTTTGATATAAACTATTCTAAAAATAGAAAATATGGATATAGAGATTATGATTTTACTAACTCTGATTATTTTTCTGGAAGAATTAATTACAATATTAATAAAACAAGCAATATAGCCTTTAAATATAGTGGTTATAGAGATAAATATACTTATCCTAATTATTTGGATCAACAAGAACTAGATGAAAATAGAAGACAAAGTGGACTAACTAAAGAAAAAGATGAAAAGAATAAAATAAAAAAAGATGAATTCACTTTAACATACAATACTAAGATAGGGGATAAAAATGATTTGAATATCTTAGGTTTTTATCAAAAGACAGATATTCCTTCTGAATCTATTGAAGATTATACATCAGAATATAAAGGAATGTTACAAGGGCAAGCAGGGAAATTAAGAAAAGCTCTTAGTAAACCAGGTCTATCTGCTGATGCTATACTAGCTATGAGAAAGAAATTAAATGCAATATTAGCTGAGTTAGGAAGTACAAAGAGTGCTGACTTAAAATCATTTTCTCAATTTAAAGATACTAAAAAAGCTATAAAAATTAAAGATAAATTTACTTATGATAGTGTAGGAAGTAATATTATTATTGGTTTAGGTTACACTGATAATGGTATGCTTAGAGTATCTAAGACAGATATACTTACAGTATCTAAGACAGATATGTTTGGAAAGATAGCTATGGCAGATACAAAATTAGATTTATCTAAGAAAACATTTGAAGTATATGCATTAAATACTTTTAAAGTCAATAAATTTGAACTTATTCAAGGATTAAGATTTGAAAATTCTAAATATGATGGAACAAGAAAAAACAAAGATGATATATTAGATATAAAAAAATCTAAAGATGACTGGGCAGGTTCATTAGCAGTAAACTATTTATATTCTGATACAGGAAATGCTTATGTGAAATATGAAAGAGCCTTTACTTCACCGGCTCCTGGTCAATTAGTTGATAAAATTGAAGTATCTCCAAGAGTTTATACTTATAAGGTTAATAATTTAAAATCAGAAAGTACAAACTTGTTTGAAGTTGGTTGGAATGATTATTTATTTGGTTCACTTGTAAGTGCTGATGTATTTTATAGTGAAACAAAAGATGAAATAGCAACTATTTTTGATGTAGGTGGACATGGATTTGGATTTAGAAATACAAATATTGGAAAAACTAAAAGATATGGATTTGATTTAAGTGCTGAACAAAAATTTGAAAAATTTACTTTCAAAGAATCATATTCATTTATTGAAACTAAAATTTTAAAAGATAATTCTAATAGTTTTGAAGGAAAACATATTGCAGATGTACCAAAACACAAGTTAGTTTTTTCAGTAGATTATGATATAACTTCTAAATTTACTGTTGGGGCAGACTATGAATATAGAGCAGCAGCCTTTATTGATAATGCAAATAAATATGGAAAAGACAAAGCTAAATCAGTGTTTAATTTAAGAGCTAATTATAAAATAACTAATTCATTAAATGTTTATGCAGGTATAAATAATATATTTGGTGCTAAATATTATAATAGTGTTAGAGCTAATGGCAAGGGTGAAAAATTTTATGACCCAGCTCCAAAAATAAACTATTATGCAGGTTTTAAATATAAATTTTAA
- a CDS encoding FecCD family ABC transporter permease — protein sequence MKKIFFLISLMITFIVIALSLSIGSVFIPIKSLLFLSPMDEYMKMIVFDLRLPRILMAFLVGMLLASSGNIVQIIFQNPLADPYIIGIASSATFGAVIAYLLKLPEFSYGMVAFICCMISTLLIFKISKRGNKIEVNTLLIVGITLSAFLAGFTSFSIYMIGEDSFKITIWLMGYLGNASWSQIIFLIFPLIFSSAYFYAKRNELDILMLGDEQAHSLGIDIAKLKFHLLIVSSFVVAYSVAFTGMIGFVGLIVPHIMRSIIGPLNARLIPFVLIYGGIFLLICDTFGRIILAPVEIPIGVITSILGAPFFLYLALKRSRRK from the coding sequence ATGAAAAAAATATTTTTTTTAATATCATTGATGATAACTTTTATAGTAATAGCACTCTCTTTATCAATAGGGAGTGTTTTTATTCCAATAAAAAGTTTACTATTTTTATCACCTATGGATGAATATATGAAAATGATAGTATTTGATTTAAGACTTCCAAGGATTTTAATGGCATTCTTGGTTGGCATGTTGCTTGCTTCAAGTGGAAATATTGTACAAATAATATTTCAAAATCCACTTGCTGATCCTTATATAATAGGTATTGCTTCAAGTGCAACTTTTGGTGCAGTCATAGCCTATCTTCTAAAACTTCCAGAATTCTCTTATGGAATGGTTGCTTTTATTTGCTGTATGATAAGTACACTTTTAATTTTTAAAATTTCTAAAAGAGGAAATAAGATAGAAGTTAATACTTTACTTATTGTTGGAATAACTTTATCAGCATTTTTAGCAGGTTTTACATCTTTTTCTATATATATGATAGGAGAAGATTCATTCAAAATTACAATATGGCTTATGGGGTATTTAGGTAATGCTAGTTGGAGTCAAATAATATTTTTGATATTTCCACTTATATTTTCTAGTGCTTATTTCTATGCTAAAAGAAATGAACTTGATATATTGATGTTAGGTGATGAACAGGCACATTCATTGGGAATAGATATAGCAAAGTTAAAATTTCATTTGCTTATAGTTTCCTCTTTTGTTGTAGCCTATTCTGTTGCTTTTACAGGAATGATTGGTTTTGTTGGGCTTATTGTACCTCATATAATGAGAAGTATTATTGGACCTTTAAATGCAAGGTTAATACCTTTTGTTTTAATCTATGGAGGTATATTCTTACTTATATGTGATACATTTGGAAGAATTATTTTAGCACCTGTTGAGATTCCAATAGGAGTTATAACTTCTATATTAGGAGCACCATTCTTTCTATATTTAGCTTTGAAAAGAAGTAGGAGGAAATAA
- a CDS encoding ABC transporter ATP-binding protein, with the protein MAIINIEKLNYSYGKKEVLKELSLDIDENKLTGIIGPNGCGKSTLAKNIIKYINGKFESFKIMDIDIRKLNHKKIAQLISYIPQKSTIIPNISVFDYVLLGRFPLLKNSWDNYSEKDYEIVENNINLLNIKELKDRNVETLSGGELQKALLARALAQEAKILLLDEPTSALDLNNAVEFMKILKNISIKKEISVIIIIHDLNLASLFCDNLIILKDGKFLKKGNPKEVINEENIKSIYNLDCKVCYNENDKPYIIPIT; encoded by the coding sequence ATGGCTATTATAAACATAGAAAAACTTAATTATTCCTATGGGAAAAAAGAAGTTCTAAAAGAATTAAGTTTAGATATAGATGAAAATAAATTGACTGGAATAATTGGACCAAATGGTTGTGGAAAATCAACATTGGCTAAAAATATTATTAAATATATAAATGGAAAATTTGAATCTTTTAAAATAATGGATATTGATATAAGGAAACTTAACCATAAGAAAATAGCTCAACTTATTTCGTATATTCCCCAAAAGAGTACAATAATTCCTAATATTTCTGTTTTTGATTATGTTTTATTGGGAAGATTTCCTTTATTAAAAAATTCTTGGGATAATTATTCTGAAAAAGATTATGAAATTGTTGAAAACAATATTAATTTATTAAATATTAAGGAATTAAAAGATAGAAATGTTGAGACTCTATCAGGTGGAGAATTACAAAAAGCACTATTGGCAAGAGCCTTGGCACAAGAAGCAAAAATTTTACTTTTAGATGAACCTACTTCTGCACTTGATTTGAATAATGCTGTTGAATTTATGAAAATTTTAAAAAATATTTCTATAAAAAAAGAAATATCAGTGATTATTATTATTCATGATTTGAATTTGGCTTCATTATTTTGTGATAATTTAATAATTTTAAAAGATGGAAAATTTCTAAAAAAAGGTAATCCAAAAGAAGTAATAAATGAAGAAAATATTAAATCCATTTATAATTTAGATTGCAAAGTTTGTTATAATGAAAATGATAAACCTTACATAATACCTATCACATAA
- a CDS encoding coproporphyrinogen-III oxidase family protein, which produces MFKIRYKSHHDVGNIISKFTENLKASKSDFLDLLNTENKNKQLGIYFHTPYCDKICSFCNMNRKQLDNDLEEYTKYLCEEIKKYGTYEFCKTSEIDVVFFGGGTPTIFKKEQLERILKTLNENFKFAKDYEMTFETTLHNLSFEKLKVMEENGVNRISVGIQTFSNRGRKLLNRTYDKEYVVERLKEIKKRFSGLVCIDIIYNYANQTDEEVLQDADLLAEVGADSASFYSLMIHDGSDISKEREKDKSVYIYNLARDEKLHNLFYNRCIEKGYKLLELTKITNGRDAYKYIRNNNGLRNLLPIGVGAGGHIQDIGAYNMNQQMSFYSKTTEIGHNLSMISGLMQFDKFDLDEIKKYCKEKTYKIVYNKLKEFEKEGYIKIENNFAIYQLKGIFWGNSLVADIIEEIGRHL; this is translated from the coding sequence ATGTTTAAAATACGATATAAATCACATCATGATGTAGGAAATATTATTTCTAAATTTACTGAAAATTTAAAAGCAAGTAAAAGTGATTTTTTAGATTTGCTTAATACAGAAAATAAAAATAAACAGTTAGGGATATATTTTCATACACCTTATTGTGACAAAATTTGTTCTTTTTGCAATATGAATAGAAAACAACTTGACAATGATTTAGAGGAATATACAAAATACCTATGTGAAGAAATTAAAAAGTATGGAACTTATGAATTTTGTAAAACAAGTGAAATTGATGTTGTTTTTTTTGGTGGTGGGACACCCACAATATTTAAAAAAGAGCAATTAGAAAGAATATTGAAAACTTTAAATGAAAATTTTAAATTTGCAAAAGACTATGAAATGACATTTGAAACAACCTTACATAATTTGAGTTTTGAAAAACTAAAAGTTATGGAAGAAAATGGAGTAAATAGGATAAGTGTAGGAATACAAACTTTTTCTAATAGGGGAAGAAAACTTTTGAATAGAACCTATGATAAGGAATATGTTGTAGAAAGATTAAAAGAAATAAAAAAAAGATTTTCTGGACTTGTTTGTATAGATATAATTTATAACTATGCTAATCAAACAGATGAAGAAGTTTTGCAAGATGCGGATTTATTAGCAGAAGTTGGGGCAGATAGTGCAAGTTTTTATTCTCTTATGATACATGATGGTTCTGACATTTCTAAGGAAAGGGAAAAGGATAAGTCAGTATATATTTATAATTTAGCAAGAGATGAGAAACTACATAATCTTTTTTATAATAGATGTATTGAAAAAGGCTATAAACTTTTAGAGTTAACAAAAATAACTAATGGTAGAGATGCATATAAATATATAAGAAATAATAATGGTTTAAGAAATTTATTACCTATTGGAGTAGGAGCAGGCGGACATATACAAGACATAGGAGCCTATAATATGAATCAACAAATGAGCTTTTACTCTAAAACAACTGAAATTGGTCATAATCTTTCTATGATTTCAGGTTTAATGCAATTTGATAAATTTGATTTAGATGAAATAAAAAAATATTGTAAGGAGAAAACTTATAAAATTGTTTATAATAAATTAAAAGAATTTGAAAAAGAAGGATATATAAAAATTGAAAATAATTTTGCTATATATCAGTTAAAAGGGATTTTTTGGGGAAATAGCTTGGTAGCAGATATTATTGAAGAAATTGGGAGGCATTTATGA
- a CDS encoding flavodoxin family protein: MKTLIVYSTISGNTKSVCERIYGALNSEKEIMNVKDSKNLKVDDYDNFIIGFWCDKGTMDKDSIDFLKTLKDKNVYFLGTLGAEPASGHWSDVFENAKKLCLENNNFKDGLLIWGRISQEMQDMMKKIPAGHPHAVTPERLARWEAASTHPDENDFKKAEEFFINLLNK, translated from the coding sequence ATGAAAACATTAATAGTTTATTCCACAATTAGTGGCAATACTAAATCTGTATGTGAAAGAATATATGGAGCTTTAAATTCAGAAAAGGAAATAATGAATGTAAAAGATAGTAAAAATTTAAAAGTAGATGACTATGATAATTTTATAATAGGTTTTTGGTGTGATAAAGGAACTATGGATAAAGATTCTATTGATTTTTTAAAGACTTTAAAAGATAAAAATGTTTATTTCTTAGGAACATTGGGAGCAGAGCCAGCCTCAGGACATTGGAGTGATGTTTTTGAAAATGCTAAGAAATTGTGTTTAGAAAATAATAACTTTAAAGATGGTTTATTGATTTGGGGAAGAATCTCACAAGAAATGCAAGATATGATGAAAAAAATTCCAGCTGGACATCCTCATGCAGTAACACCTGAAAGATTAGCTAGATGGGAAGCTGCTTCTACTCACCCAGATGAAAATGATTTTAAAAAAGCAGAAGAATTTTTTATTAATTTATTGAATAAGTAA